The following proteins are encoded in a genomic region of Dioscorea cayenensis subsp. rotundata cultivar TDr96_F1 chromosome 8, TDr96_F1_v2_PseudoChromosome.rev07_lg8_w22 25.fasta, whole genome shotgun sequence:
- the LOC120266848 gene encoding methylmalonate-semialdehyde dehydrogenase [acylating], mitochondrial, with protein MLRFSIRRAIGSRPWNTPPAGLAISRFSTATEASPIPTSSPRRVKNLIGGEFVESQSEASIDVINPATQEVVSRVPLTTSDEFKAAVSAAKKAFPQWRNTPVTSRQRIMLKFQELIRRDMDKLAMNITAEQGKTLKDAQGDVFRGLEVVEHACGMASLQMGEYVANVSHGIDTYSIREPLGVCAGICPFNFPAMIPLWMFPIGVTCGNTYILKPSEKDPGAAMMLAELAMEAGLPDGVLNIVHGTYETVNSICDDDNIKAISFVGSNTAGMHIYARAAAKGKRVQSNMGAKNHAIIMPDASADATLNALVAAGFGAAGQRCMALSTAVFVGGSKSWEEEIIKRATALKVNAGVEPGTDLGPVISRQAKERICSLIQGGIDSGARVVLDGRKSCVHVSGYENGNFIGPTILADVTNDMECYKEEIFGPVLLFMQADSLDKAINIVNSNKYGNGASIFTTSGVAARKFQNEIEAGQVGINVPIPVPLPFFSFTGSKASFAGDLNFYGKAGVQFYTQIKTVTQQWKDLAGQSASLAMPTSQKV; from the exons ATGCTTCGTTTCTCGATTCGACGAG CTATTGGATCGCGGCCATGGAACACTCCTCCGGCTGGACTCGCGATTTCCCGTTTCTCAACCGCTACTGAAGCGTCTCCAATCCCTACATCTTCTCCG CGGAGAGTTAAGAACCTAATCGGAGGTGAGTTCGTGGAATCGCAATCAGAGGCGTCTATTGATGTTATAAATCCT GCTACACAAGAGGTTGTGTCTCGGGTTCCATTGACGACTAGTGATGAATTCAAAGCTGCAGTGAGTGCGGCAAAGAAGGCGTTTCCTCAATGGAGGAACACTCCTGTCACTTCGCGCCAGCGGATCATGCTCAAGTTCCAAGAGCTGATCCGGAGGGACATG GACAAGCTTGCTATGAATATTACCGCTGAGCAAGGGAAGACACTCAAGGATGCACAGGGGGATGTTTTCCGTGGCCTTG AGGTGGTGGAGCATGCTTGTGGAATGGCAAGTCTGCAGATGGGAGAGTATGTTGCTAATGTTTCCCATGGTATTGATACATATAGCATCAGGGAGCCTCTTGGAGTGTGTGCTGGAATATGTCCCTTCAATTTCCCCGCAATGATTCCTCTTTGG ATGTTTCCTATTGGTGTTACATGTGGCAACACCTATATTTTGAAGCCATCAGAGAAAGATCCAG GGGCTGCTATGATGCTTGCGGAGTTAGCAATGGAAGCTGGTTTACCGGATGGGGtcttaaacattgtccatggtaCATAT GAGACAGTAAATAGCATTTGTGATGATGACAATATCAAAGCTATATCATTTGTTGGTTCAAACACT GCTGGGATGCATATATATGCTAGAGCAGCAGCCAAGGGGAAACGAGTTCAG TCAAATATGGGTGCAAAGAATCATGCGATTATCATGCCTGATGCTAGTGCAGATGCTACACTGAATGCACTGGTTGCTGCTGGTTTTGGTGCTGCAGGTCAAAGATGCATGGCACTCAGCACAGCTGTTTTCGTTGGGGGCTCAAAATCATG GGAAGAGGAAATTATCAAGCGTGCTACTGCTTTGAAAGTAAATGCAGGAGTTGAACCCGGTACAGACCTTGGTCCAGTGATTAGCAGACAG GCAAAGGAACGCATTTGTAGTCTGATCCAAGGTGGCATTGATAGTGGTGCTAGGGTTGTGCTTGATGGGAGGAAAAGTTGTG TTCAC GTTTCGGGTTATGAAAATGGCAACTTTATTGGACCCACAATTCTTGCTGATGTTACAAATGACATGGAATGTTACAAG GAGGAGATCTTTGGTCCGGTTCTGCTCTTCATGCAG GCTGACAGTCTAGACAAGGCCATCAACATTGTAAACAGTAACAA GTATGGCAATGGAGCATCTATATTCACTACGTCAGGTGTAGCTGCAAGGAAATTTCAGAATGAGATAGAGGCAGGCCAG GTCGGAATTAATGTGCCGATTCCAGTCCCACTGCCATTCTTTTCATTCACTGGATCAAAGGCGTCTTTCGCAGGCGATCTTAATTTTTATG GCAAAGCGGGTGTACAATTCTACACTCAGATCAAAACTGTGACACAACAATGGAAGGATTTAGCCGGCCAGAGTGCGTCATTGGCCATGCCAACATCACAGAAAGTATAG
- the LOC120266480 gene encoding uncharacterized protein LOC120266480, with product MALALPCPTLGFTSHRCVLATIAPSTGSLSIAKQWRRMNGCGLAFELWSRPRSLDLLVVRSSADGGSGGGGDGGLAIRWEDWLKLPQKQAGAVSLSDVVWPSAGAFLAMAALGRMDQMVASKGISFTVAPLGAVCAVLFATPNSPAAQKYNMFLAQIGCAAFGVLAFLIFGPGWLARAAALAASIAFMIVTGSTHPPAASLPIMFIDGAKFHHLQFWYALFPGATGCILLCLIQELVNYLKANYKF from the exons ATGGCTCTCGCATTGCCATGCCCAACCCTGGGCTTCACCAGCCATCGCTGTGTCCTCGCCACCATTGCTCCGTCCACGGGATCTCTCTCTATTGCCAAGCAATGGAGGAGGATGAATGGATGTGGCCTTGCTTTTGAGTTGTGGTCAAGACCAAGAAGCTTAGACCTGTTGGTTGTTCGATCAAGCGCCGATGGTGGCAGCGGCGGCGGCGGAGATGGAGGGCTGGCCATTCGATGGGAGGATTGGTTGAAACTCCCGCAGAAGCAAGCCGGCGCCGTTTCCCTTAGCGATGTCGTCTGGCCTTCCGCAG GTGCATTTCTTGCAATGGCTGCACTTGGAAGGATGGACCAGATGGTAGCTTCCAAGGGAATATCTTTCACCGTCGCACCTCTTGGTGCTGTTTGTGCAGTGTTGTTTGCAACTCCCAATTCCCCTGCTGCACAG AAATATAACATGTTTCTAGCTCAAATTGGTTGTGCTGCATTTGGGGTATTGGCTTTCTTGATATTTGGACCAGGCTGGTTGGCAAGGGCTGCAGCTCTTGCTGCATCCATAGCATTCATGATTGTCACAGGTTCAACGCATCCCCCAG CTGCAAGTCTGCCAATTATGTTCATCGATGGCGCAAAGTTTCATCATTTGCAGTTTTGGTATGCCTTGTTTCCCGGAGCCACTGGCTGCATACTGCTATGCTTAATT CAAGAACTGGTGAACTATTTGAAGGCCAACTATAAATTTTGA